ACGGGACGACGGGCACGTACACGCTCGGCTTCCGCCAGGAGGAGCAGGAGAAGGACTTCACCCTGGACACCGAGGGCCTGATCCTCGCGACCGGCTACAAGTACACCGTCCCGGCCTTCCTGAAGCCGATCGAGGACCGCCTCCGGTACGACGGCCGGGGCCGCTTCGACGTGGCCCGCAACTACGCGATCGACACCACGGGCCGGCGGATCTTCCTGCAGAACGCCGGCGTGCACACGCACTCGATCACGTCGCCGGACCTGGGCATGGGCCCGTACCGGAACGCGTACATCATCGGGGAGATGCTGGGTTCCGAGTACTACCCGGTAGAGAAGACCATCGCCTTCCAGGAGTTCGCGATATGACCGTCCAGACCATCGGCATCCGCCCGCTCGACCCCCTCGCGGACGCGGAGCTGATCCACCCGTGGGTCACGCACCCGAAGGCCGCCTTCTGGATGATGCAGGACGCGAAGCTCCAGGACGTCGAGCGCGAGTACATGGCGATCGCGGCGAACCCGCACCACGACGCCTTCATCGGCCTGGTCGACGGAGAGCCGGCCTTCCTGATGGAGCGCTACGACCCGTCGAAGGTGGAACTGGTCGGCCTGTACGAGCCGCAGCCCGGCGACGTGGGCATGCACTTCCTGGTGGCGCCCACGGACACCCCCGTGCACGGCTTCACCCGGACCGTGATCACCGCCGTGATGACGGAGTTGTTCGCCGACCCGGCGACCGCCCGGGTGGTCGTCGAGCCGGACGTCCGCAACAAGGCGGTGCACGCGCTCAACGAGGCCGTGGGATTCGTCGCCTTCGGAGAGATCCAGAAGCCGGAGAAGAAGGCCCTGCTGAGCTTCTGCACCCGTGCCCAGTTCGAGACCACCGTCGGAGCCGCGATATGAACCGCCGGAGCCAGGACATGAACTCCGTCGCACACCTCACCCCCGAGCGCTGGGCCGCCGCCAACCGCGCCCTGATCCGCAAGGGCCTCGCCGAGTTCGCCCACGAGCGGCTGCTCAACCCGAAGGAGCTGGGCGAGGGCCGCTACCAGGTCCTCAGCGACGACGGCGGTACGGAGTACCGCTTCACGGCCGACCGCTTCGCGCTGGACCACTGGCAGGTCTACCCGGACTCGATCAGCCGCCACCGGGGCGATGAGCAACTCCCGCTGGACGCACTCCAGTTCATAACGGAACTGCGCGGCTCGCTGGGCCTGACCGACGAGATCCTCCCGGTCTACCTGGAGGAGATCTCCTCCACCCTGGCCGGTACGGCGTACAAGGCGACCAAGCCGCCCGTGACCTCGGCGGAGCTGGCCCGCGCCGGGTTCCAGGCGATCGAGACGGGGATGACCGAGGGCCACCCCTGCTTCGTGGCGAACAACG
The DNA window shown above is from Streptomyces vietnamensis and carries:
- a CDS encoding GNAT family N-acetyltransferase is translated as MTVQTIGIRPLDPLADAELIHPWVTHPKAAFWMMQDAKLQDVEREYMAIAANPHHDAFIGLVDGEPAFLMERYDPSKVELVGLYEPQPGDVGMHFLVAPTDTPVHGFTRTVITAVMTELFADPATARVVVEPDVRNKAVHALNEAVGFVAFGEIQKPEKKALLSFCTRAQFETTVGAAI